In Erigeron canadensis isolate Cc75 chromosome 7, C_canadensis_v1, whole genome shotgun sequence, one DNA window encodes the following:
- the LOC122607311 gene encoding E3 ubiquitin-protein ligase SINAT2-like: MARGGDSKDVMESHPKYLRYDVVTPNADTTNVITKTTNRATEKLPMPSTNGMCELLECPMCVKLMYPPIHQCPNGHTLCSNCKPRVHNCCPTCRAELGNIRCLALEKVAETLELPCEHQTLGCHDIFPYYSKLKHEQICRFRPYNCPYAGSECIVTGDIPNLVAHLRNDHSVDMHDGCTFNHRYVKSNPHEVENAIWMLTVFNCYGRQFCLHFEAFQLGMAPVYISFLRFMGEDSEAKNFSYSLEVGGYGRKLTWQGVPRSIRDSHQKIRDTQDGLVIPRKLALFFSGGNRKELKLRVIGRIWKEQ, from the exons ATGGCTAGAGGTGGTGATAGTAAAGATGTTATGGAGTCTCATCCTAAATATTTGAGGTATGATGTAGTAACGCCAAATGCAGATACAACTAATGTTATCACGAAAACAACAAATAGGGCAACCGAAAAGCTTCCAATGCCTTCAACCAACGGCATGTGTGAGCTTCTTGAATGCCCCATGTGTGTTAAGTTGATGTACCCTCCGATTCATCAG TGTCCAAATGGCCATACTTTGTGCTCAAATTGCAAGCCAAGAGTTCACAACTGTTGCCCAACATGCCGTGCTGAGTTGGGTAACATAAGGTGTTTGGCTTTGGAAAAAGTAGCAGAAACGTTGGAGCTTCCTTGCGAACATCAAACTCTTGGTTGCCATGATATTTTTCCTTATTATAGCAAGTTGAAGCACGAGCAAATTTGTCGATTTCGCCCTTACAATTGTCCTTATGCTGGATCCGAGTGTATAGTTACTGGTGATATTCCAAATCTTGTTGCACATCTGAGAAATGACCATAGTGTTGATATGCATGATGGATGCACATTCAATCATCGATATGTCAAATCCAACCCGCATGAAGTTGAAAATGCTATTTGGATGCTAACT GTATTCAACTGTTATGGAAGACAGTTTTGTTTGCACTTTGAAGCATTCCAGCTGGGAATGGCTCCGGTTTACATATCATTTTTACGGTTCATGGGTGAAGACAGCGAAGCCAAGAATTTCAGCTATTCCTTAGAAGTTGGAGGGTATGGGCGTAAATTAACATGGCAAGGGGTCCCAAGGAGTATCCGTGACAGTCATCAGAAAATTCGTGACACTCAAGACGGACTAGTCATTCCTAGGAAGCTAGCTCTCTTCTTCTCTGGTGGAAACAGGAAAGAACTCAAATTACGAGTTATAGGCCGTATATGGAAAGAACAGTAA
- the LOC122609219 gene encoding probable protein kinase At2g41970: MFSCCGGGKEDSVHDTSSSKAKTAPPRGPAYGGGNTTGDPRSSGAIRSGAPQKALPIEAPKLTLAELNKMTGNFGSRALIGDGSYCQVYYGKLEDGQEAIIKKLDTSSSPEPDLEFTNQLSVVSRLKNEFFVELLGYCLEDNNRILVYQYAPMGSLHDVLHGKKGVEGATPGPLLTWPQRAKIAYGAARGLEYLHEKVQPPIIHRDIRSSNVLLFNDFESKIADFTLSNPSDTAAHLHSTRVLGTFGYHAPEYAMTGQISQKSDVYSLGVVLLELLTGRKPVDHTLPKGEQSLVTWATPRLSEDKVKQCVDPKLNEDYPPKAVAKLAAVAALCIQYEADFRPNMTIVVKALRALVNARPARTGSQS; this comes from the exons ATGTTCTCATGCTGTGGAGGCGGGAAAGAGGATTCTGTTCACGATACAAGCTCAAGCAAAGCTAAAACAGCGCCACCTCGAGGACCTGCCTATGGAGGAG GTAATACTACAGGAGACCCTAGGAGCAGTGGAGCAATTAGAAGCGGGGCTCCTCAAAAAGCGTTGCCCATTGAAGCACCAAAATTGACGTTGGCTGAGTTAAATAAGATGACTGGTAATTTTGGTTCACGTGCATTGATTGGAGATGGTTCTTATTGTCAAGTTTACTATGGGAAGCTCGAAGATGGGCAAGAAGCGATCATAAAGAAACTTGATACTAGCTCTTCACCAGAACCCGACCTGGAGTTTACAAACCAG TTATCAGTAGTTTCAAGACTTAAGAATGAATTTTTCGTCGAGTTGCTTGGTTATTGCCTGGAGGACAACAACCGAATATTGGTATACCAGTATGCACCCATGGGTTCATTGCATGATGTATTACATG GTAAAAAGGGTGTAGAAGGGGCTACCCCTGGTCCCCTTCTCACTTGGCCCCAAAGAGCTAAAATTGCTTATGGTGCAGCAAGAGGTCTTGAGTATTTACATGAAAAGGTTCAACCTCCTATTATTCATCGTGATATTCGGTCCAGCAATGTCCTACTGTTCAATGACTTTGAATCCAAAATAGCCGATTTCACGTTGAGCAATCCTTCTGACACTGCAGCCCACTTGCATTCAACTAGAGTTCTGGGAACTTTTGGCTACCATGCTCCAGA GTATGCGATGACAGGGCAGATAAGTCAGAAGAGTGATGTTTACAGTTTAGGGGTTGTTCTTTTAGAACTTTTAACAGGACGGAAACCCGTGGATCATACATTGCCAAAAGGAGAACAGAGTCTTGTTACATGG GCAACGCCAAGATTAAGTGAGGATAAAGTAAAACAATGTGTTGATCCAAAATTAAACGAGGATTACCCCCCAAAGGCAGTTGCAAAG TTGGCAGCAGTTGCCGCACTTTGTATCCAATATGAGGCAGATTTCAGGCCAAATATGACCATTGTTGTGAAGGCTCTGCGGGCTCTTGTCAATGCCAGACCAGCACGCACCGGATCACAATCTTAG
- the LOC122607488 gene encoding F-box protein At3g58530-like isoform X1, whose translation MRDSEEEEKWSRETIPKVMKIITNRLPQRDLISLLFVSSSIYRTLVSTPSLWLAVDLREMNNAGDRLIAALSLTRYHHVKRIVLEFAQGIEDKHLDTLRNKLSGSLKDLEHLNLNGCQKISDKGIEAITEACPSLKIFSIYWNVRLCFRVTDAGISHLGKNCKHIVDLNLSGCKGISDKSLQMVSENYPHLEFLDITRCIKITDGGLQHIIVKCSGLKSLNLYALSSFTDGAYKKLSLLSHLRFLDLCGAQNLSDEGLFSIAKCKDIHTLNLTWCVRVTDVGVIAIAKGCTSLEYLSLFGIVGVTDKCLVALSEHCSNSITTLDVNGCIGIKKRSHEELVQLFPYVRCFKVHS comes from the exons atgagggatagcgaagaagaagaaaaatggagTCGAGAAACAATACCAAAagtgatgaaaattataacaAATCGACTTCCACAGCGAGATCTTATATCtcttctttttgtttcttcttctATTTATCGTACTCTTGTTTCTACTCCTTCACTTTGGCtg GCTGTTGATTTGCGTGAGATGAATAATGCTGGAGATAGACTTATAGCTGCCCTTTCTCTT ACAAGATATCATCATGTGAAAAGGATAGTTCTCGAGTTTGCACAAGGCATTGAGGATAAGCATCTAGACACTCTTAGAAACAAG TTATCAGGTTCCCTGAAAGATCTGGAGCATCTAAATTTAAATGGCTGCCAAAAAATTTCTGATAAGGGAATTGAGGCTATAACCGAAGCCTGTCCGTCTTTGAAAATCTTCTCAATTTACTGGAATGTAAG ACTTTGCTTCAGGGTTACAGATGCAGGCATATCACATCTGGGGAAAAACTGCAAGCATATTGTTGATTTGAACTTAAGTGGCTGTAAG GGTATATCAGATAAAAGTTTGCAAATGGTTTCTGAGAATTATCCTCATCTAGAGTTTTTGGATATCACACG GTGCATCAAGATAACAGATGGTGGCTTGCAACATATAATAGTCAAATGCTCTGGTCTTAAAAGTCTGAATCTTTACGCACTATCAAG cTTTACAGATGGTGCTTATAAGAAATTATCGCTTTTATCCCATCTCAGATTTTTAGATCTTTGTGGTGCCCAG AATTTATCTGATGAAGGGCTGTTCTCTATCGCCAAATGTAAAGATATCCATACCCTCAATTTGACATG GTGTGTACGTGTTACTGATGTGGGTGTCATAGCCATAGCCAAAGGTTGCACGTCTCTTGAATATCTTAG CTTGTTTGGAATTGTTGGGGTTACTGACAAGTGCTTAGTGGCGCTCTCGGAACACTGCTCAAACTCAATTACAACACTTGACGTGAATGGATGTATTGGCATTAAG AAACGTAGCCATGAAGAACTTGTTCAACTATTCCCATATGTGCGGTGCTTCAAGGTTCACAGTTAA
- the LOC122607488 gene encoding F-box protein At3g58530-like isoform X2 produces MRDSEEEEKWSRETIPKVMKIITNRLPQRDLISLLFVSSSIYRTLVSTPSLWLAVDLREMNNAGDRLIAALSLTRYHHVKRIVLEFAQGIEDKHLDTLRNKLSGSLKDLEHLNLNGCQKISDKGIEAITEACPSLKIFSIYWNVRVTDAGISHLGKNCKHIVDLNLSGCKGISDKSLQMVSENYPHLEFLDITRCIKITDGGLQHIIVKCSGLKSLNLYALSSFTDGAYKKLSLLSHLRFLDLCGAQNLSDEGLFSIAKCKDIHTLNLTWCVRVTDVGVIAIAKGCTSLEYLSLFGIVGVTDKCLVALSEHCSNSITTLDVNGCIGIKKRSHEELVQLFPYVRCFKVHS; encoded by the exons atgagggatagcgaagaagaagaaaaatggagTCGAGAAACAATACCAAAagtgatgaaaattataacaAATCGACTTCCACAGCGAGATCTTATATCtcttctttttgtttcttcttctATTTATCGTACTCTTGTTTCTACTCCTTCACTTTGGCtg GCTGTTGATTTGCGTGAGATGAATAATGCTGGAGATAGACTTATAGCTGCCCTTTCTCTT ACAAGATATCATCATGTGAAAAGGATAGTTCTCGAGTTTGCACAAGGCATTGAGGATAAGCATCTAGACACTCTTAGAAACAAG TTATCAGGTTCCCTGAAAGATCTGGAGCATCTAAATTTAAATGGCTGCCAAAAAATTTCTGATAAGGGAATTGAGGCTATAACCGAAGCCTGTCCGTCTTTGAAAATCTTCTCAATTTACTGGAATGTAAG GGTTACAGATGCAGGCATATCACATCTGGGGAAAAACTGCAAGCATATTGTTGATTTGAACTTAAGTGGCTGTAAG GGTATATCAGATAAAAGTTTGCAAATGGTTTCTGAGAATTATCCTCATCTAGAGTTTTTGGATATCACACG GTGCATCAAGATAACAGATGGTGGCTTGCAACATATAATAGTCAAATGCTCTGGTCTTAAAAGTCTGAATCTTTACGCACTATCAAG cTTTACAGATGGTGCTTATAAGAAATTATCGCTTTTATCCCATCTCAGATTTTTAGATCTTTGTGGTGCCCAG AATTTATCTGATGAAGGGCTGTTCTCTATCGCCAAATGTAAAGATATCCATACCCTCAATTTGACATG GTGTGTACGTGTTACTGATGTGGGTGTCATAGCCATAGCCAAAGGTTGCACGTCTCTTGAATATCTTAG CTTGTTTGGAATTGTTGGGGTTACTGACAAGTGCTTAGTGGCGCTCTCGGAACACTGCTCAAACTCAATTACAACACTTGACGTGAATGGATGTATTGGCATTAAG AAACGTAGCCATGAAGAACTTGTTCAACTATTCCCATATGTGCGGTGCTTCAAGGTTCACAGTTAA
- the LOC122607488 gene encoding F-box protein At3g58530-like isoform X3, whose protein sequence is MRDSEEEEKWSRETIPKVMKIITNRLPQRDLISLLFVSSSIYRTLVSTPSLWLAVDLREMNNAGDRLIAALSLTRYHHVKRIVLEFAQGIEDKHLDTLRNKLSGSLKDLEHLNLNGCQKISDKGIEAITEACPSLKIFSIYWNVRLCFRVTDAGISHLGKNCKHIVDLNLSGCKGISDKSLQMVSENYPHLEFLDITRCIKITDGGLQHIIVKCSGLKSLNLYALSSFTDGAYKKLSLLSHLRFLDLCGAQNLSDEGLFSIAKCKDIHTLNLTWCVRVTDVGVIAIAKGCTSLEYLRSKQLEVDACHFHDRLK, encoded by the exons atgagggatagcgaagaagaagaaaaatggagTCGAGAAACAATACCAAAagtgatgaaaattataacaAATCGACTTCCACAGCGAGATCTTATATCtcttctttttgtttcttcttctATTTATCGTACTCTTGTTTCTACTCCTTCACTTTGGCtg GCTGTTGATTTGCGTGAGATGAATAATGCTGGAGATAGACTTATAGCTGCCCTTTCTCTT ACAAGATATCATCATGTGAAAAGGATAGTTCTCGAGTTTGCACAAGGCATTGAGGATAAGCATCTAGACACTCTTAGAAACAAG TTATCAGGTTCCCTGAAAGATCTGGAGCATCTAAATTTAAATGGCTGCCAAAAAATTTCTGATAAGGGAATTGAGGCTATAACCGAAGCCTGTCCGTCTTTGAAAATCTTCTCAATTTACTGGAATGTAAG ACTTTGCTTCAGGGTTACAGATGCAGGCATATCACATCTGGGGAAAAACTGCAAGCATATTGTTGATTTGAACTTAAGTGGCTGTAAG GGTATATCAGATAAAAGTTTGCAAATGGTTTCTGAGAATTATCCTCATCTAGAGTTTTTGGATATCACACG GTGCATCAAGATAACAGATGGTGGCTTGCAACATATAATAGTCAAATGCTCTGGTCTTAAAAGTCTGAATCTTTACGCACTATCAAG cTTTACAGATGGTGCTTATAAGAAATTATCGCTTTTATCCCATCTCAGATTTTTAGATCTTTGTGGTGCCCAG AATTTATCTGATGAAGGGCTGTTCTCTATCGCCAAATGTAAAGATATCCATACCCTCAATTTGACATG GTGTGTACGTGTTACTGATGTGGGTGTCATAGCCATAGCCAAAGGTTGCACGTCTCTTGAATATCTTAG GTCAAAACAGCTCGAGGTTGATGCTTGTCACTTTCACGACAGGTTGAAATGA